Proteins co-encoded in one Prescottella sp. R16 genomic window:
- a CDS encoding Rieske 2Fe-2S domain-containing protein, which translates to MTTIETNNGTVTGTSDDEIRMIDAGQAPTRFARGWHCVGLVQDLRDGKPHSIEAFGTKLVVFADSKGDLKILDAYCRHMGGDLSQGEIKGDSIACPFHDWRWGGNGKCTDIPYARRVPPIAKTRAWTTMEKDGLLFVWHDPEGNQPPAEVTIPDMTAPGEEWTDWVWKQIVIDTNCREIIDNVVDMAHFFYVHYGFPIKFKNIFEGHVATQYYEGVGREDMARPAKDGQPASTGNSSVAAYYGPSFMIDELTYHYPDFDIDSILINCHYPIAPDKFVLMYGIKIKQSDAIRGEQAQELATAMGSYITLGFEQDVAIWRNKTRIENPLLCEEDGPVYQLRRWYEQFYVDVADVTEDMTARFEFEMDTTKPVAAWRREVAENIERKARELAASN; encoded by the coding sequence ATGACGACGATCGAGACGAACAATGGGACGGTCACCGGGACGAGTGACGACGAGATCCGCATGATCGATGCGGGACAGGCGCCCACGCGGTTCGCCCGCGGGTGGCACTGTGTGGGGCTGGTGCAGGACCTGCGGGACGGCAAGCCGCACTCGATCGAGGCGTTCGGCACCAAGCTCGTCGTGTTCGCGGACAGCAAGGGTGATCTGAAGATCCTCGACGCATACTGCCGGCACATGGGCGGTGACCTGAGCCAGGGCGAGATCAAGGGCGATTCGATCGCGTGCCCGTTCCACGACTGGCGCTGGGGCGGCAACGGCAAGTGCACCGACATCCCCTACGCCCGCCGCGTGCCGCCGATCGCGAAGACCCGGGCCTGGACGACGATGGAGAAGGACGGGCTGCTGTTCGTGTGGCACGACCCGGAGGGCAACCAGCCGCCGGCGGAGGTCACCATCCCGGACATGACCGCTCCCGGTGAGGAGTGGACGGACTGGGTGTGGAAGCAGATCGTCATCGACACGAACTGCCGCGAGATCATCGACAACGTCGTCGACATGGCGCACTTCTTCTACGTGCACTACGGCTTTCCGATCAAGTTCAAGAACATTTTCGAGGGGCACGTCGCGACCCAGTACTACGAGGGGGTCGGACGCGAGGACATGGCCCGGCCCGCCAAGGACGGGCAGCCGGCGTCGACGGGCAACAGTTCGGTCGCCGCGTACTACGGTCCGTCCTTCATGATCGACGAGTTGACCTACCACTACCCGGATTTCGACATCGACTCGATCCTGATCAACTGCCACTACCCGATCGCGCCGGACAAGTTCGTGCTCATGTACGGCATCAAGATCAAGCAGTCGGATGCGATCCGCGGCGAGCAGGCGCAGGAGCTGGCCACGGCGATGGGCTCGTACATCACGCTCGGGTTCGAGCAGGACGTGGCGATCTGGAGGAACAAGACCCGCATCGAGAATCCGCTGCTGTGCGAGGAGGACGGCCCGGTCTACCAGCTGCGTCGCTGGTACGAGCAGTTCTACGTCGACGTCGCCGATGTCACCGAGGACATGACGGCCCGGTTCGAGTTCGAGATGGACACCACCAAGCCGGTTGCAGCCTGGCGGCGTGAGGTGGCCGAGAACATCGAACGCAAGGCACGGGAACTCGCTGCGTCGAACTGA
- a CDS encoding DUF2889 domain-containing protein has product MSQPPPDRRLHGDVRQPRADMPVAQPGSWRRLTRLDLLRPDGPAGDLVVRGRARDSTTGSDGRSGRCSDAELEATVDYHDGRRLLRLATSPALPELVDLVGSSAIAGFRGRAGLDAVAGFSAPLAALLDDVPVGVLISGHAVSAARGPDSENVTVSSGYIPIADQCAGYAADGALMTSIAERGRSPVADGPAAPTLRGAPDWMSEPLAVHGMRRIRRIDRRITDGSVRIDAMFRDTYRRVDGAETVVHEYELTVVADATTGVVDRAVATPRVLPWSDCPGAVASAGRLAGTTLDRIDEQVRRDFRGVGTCTHLNDLLRSITP; this is encoded by the coding sequence ATGAGCCAGCCTCCACCGGATCGGCGTCTGCACGGTGACGTGCGGCAGCCGCGAGCCGACATGCCTGTCGCACAGCCTGGTTCGTGGCGGCGTCTCACCCGGCTCGACCTGCTCCGCCCGGACGGGCCGGCAGGGGACCTGGTGGTGCGGGGGCGGGCCCGCGACAGTACGACGGGATCCGACGGACGATCGGGCCGGTGCAGTGACGCCGAACTCGAGGCCACCGTCGACTACCACGACGGCCGACGCCTGCTCCGTCTCGCAACGTCACCGGCGCTGCCCGAGCTCGTGGACCTGGTGGGATCGTCGGCGATCGCCGGATTCCGGGGGCGGGCGGGTCTCGATGCGGTGGCCGGCTTCTCGGCCCCGCTCGCCGCGCTCCTCGACGACGTCCCGGTCGGCGTCCTGATCTCCGGGCACGCGGTGTCCGCGGCCCGCGGACCGGACAGCGAAAATGTAACTGTGAGTAGCGGATACATTCCGATCGCCGACCAGTGCGCAGGCTACGCGGCAGACGGTGCGCTGATGACGTCGATCGCCGAGCGGGGCCGCAGCCCGGTCGCGGACGGTCCCGCCGCACCGACGCTGCGCGGCGCGCCCGACTGGATGTCCGAGCCGCTCGCCGTGCACGGGATGCGGCGCATCCGGCGGATCGACCGCCGCATCACGGACGGATCGGTGCGAATCGATGCGATGTTCCGCGACACCTACCGGCGGGTGGACGGCGCCGAGACGGTCGTCCACGAGTACGAACTGACCGTCGTCGCGGACGCGACGACCGGTGTCGTCGACCGGGCGGTCGCGACGCCCCGGGTACTGCCGTGGTCCGATTGCCCCGGCGCGGTGGCGAGTGCCGGCCGGCTCGCCGGGACGACGCTGGACCGGATCGACGAGCAGGTGCGCCGCGACTTCCGGGGCGTCGGAACGTGCACGCACCTCAACGATCTGTTGCGCAGCATCACGCCCTGA
- a CDS encoding Clp protease N-terminal domain-containing protein, translating into MTNPVPMKNSVRLDDLIDAIKKVHTDALEQLTDAVLAAEHLGELADHLIGHFVDQARRTGASWTEIGHSMGVTKQAAQKRFVPKGPGEPSDLDADQGFSRYTPRARNVVMAAQNEARTAGNDHIAPEHLVLGLLGDPNALAVRALTVQGADTDALRAAATAVLPARVDSVPDLIPFDAASRKVLELTFREALRLGHNYIGTEHILLALLEQEDGAGVLADAGIDKTATDAFVTEVLSAIVAAQND; encoded by the coding sequence ATGACGAATCCGGTACCCATGAAGAACTCCGTCCGCCTCGACGATCTGATCGACGCGATCAAGAAAGTGCACACCGACGCCCTCGAACAACTGACCGACGCCGTGCTCGCGGCCGAGCACCTCGGTGAACTCGCCGACCATCTGATCGGGCATTTCGTGGACCAGGCCCGCCGCACCGGCGCCTCGTGGACCGAGATCGGCCACAGCATGGGCGTCACCAAGCAGGCCGCGCAGAAACGTTTCGTCCCCAAGGGGCCGGGCGAACCGTCCGACCTCGACGCGGACCAGGGCTTCAGCCGCTACACGCCGCGCGCCCGCAACGTCGTGATGGCCGCGCAGAACGAGGCCCGCACCGCCGGCAACGACCACATCGCCCCCGAACATCTGGTGCTCGGCCTGCTCGGCGACCCCAACGCGCTCGCGGTGCGAGCGCTGACCGTGCAGGGAGCCGACACCGACGCCCTGCGGGCGGCGGCGACGGCCGTGCTCCCGGCCCGCGTCGACTCCGTCCCCGACCTGATCCCGTTCGACGCGGCTTCCCGGAAGGTCCTCGAACTGACCTTCCGGGAAGCACTTCGACTCGGGCACAACTACATCGGAACCGAACACATCCTGCTCGCCCTCCTTGAGCAGGAGGACGGGGCCGGTGTGCTCGCCGACGCCGGCATCGACAAGACGGCGACCGACGCCTTCGTCACCGAGGTGCTCTCGGCGATCGTTGCCGCGCAGAACGACTAG
- a CDS encoding ABC transporter permease, whose protein sequence is MTANTGQEATARAERLRLLVQPLLVLLLAGGVLGWAFTRDLTATQQASISVGNIATLTWQHILITAVVVIIVLALAVPLGTLLTRPGFRRLAPIFVGIANIGASAPAIGLLVLFYLATRTTGFWIGVLPIAFYSLLPVLRNTILGYQQVDPTLIDAGRGQGMSALTVLRRVEFPLAVPYILAGLRTSLVLAVGTATLCFLVSAGGLGILIDTGYKLRDNVTLVVGAVLAVALALLVDWLGALAESFLGPKGLR, encoded by the coding sequence ATGACCGCGAACACCGGACAGGAGGCCACCGCACGGGCCGAGCGCCTGCGACTGCTGGTGCAGCCGCTGCTGGTGCTGCTGCTCGCGGGCGGTGTGCTGGGCTGGGCGTTCACCCGTGATCTGACCGCCACTCAGCAGGCGAGCATCAGTGTCGGCAACATCGCCACCCTGACGTGGCAGCACATCCTCATCACCGCCGTGGTGGTGATCATCGTGCTGGCGCTGGCGGTGCCACTCGGCACCCTGCTCACCCGTCCCGGGTTCCGCAGGCTGGCACCGATTTTCGTGGGTATCGCCAACATCGGGGCGTCGGCGCCCGCGATCGGCCTGCTGGTGCTGTTCTACCTCGCGACGCGGACCACCGGCTTCTGGATCGGGGTCCTGCCGATCGCGTTCTATTCGCTGCTGCCGGTGCTGCGTAACACGATCCTCGGCTACCAGCAGGTCGATCCGACACTGATCGACGCCGGCCGCGGCCAGGGGATGTCGGCGCTCACGGTGCTGCGCCGGGTCGAGTTCCCGCTGGCCGTGCCGTACATCCTGGCGGGCCTGCGGACATCGCTCGTGCTGGCGGTCGGCACCGCGACCCTGTGCTTCCTGGTCAGTGCCGGTGGTCTCGGCATCCTCATCGACACCGGCTACAAGCTGCGCGACAACGTGACGCTCGTCGTCGGCGCGGTGCTGGCGGTGGCGCTCGCGCTGCTGGTGGACTGGCTCGGCGCGCTCGCCGAATCGTTCCTCGGCCCGAAGGGACTGCGGTGA
- a CDS encoding ABC transporter ATP-binding protein gives MTELLTAEERTGRGVEIVLDEVVKQYPGQDDPAVDHVSMTIPAGETVVFVGPSGCGKTTTMRMINRLIEPTSGAITIAGHDTHAIDPDRLRRGIGYSIQQAGLFPHLTVAKNVATVPGLVGWDKKRTAQRVDEMLDLVGLDPDTYRSRYPRQLSGGQQQRVGVARALAADPPVLLMDEPFGAVDPITRGLLQDELMRLQSDLGKTIVFVTHDFNEAVKLGDRIAVLGSQSHIMQYDTPEAILANPANDTVAGFIGADASLKQLTLTRVGDIELTPCPTAYPDGSVADLRRALDEQGATWAVILDRRDRPVRWVSVEHLESAASLESVGDPVGENVSVSSTLQDALEALLVQTSASTAVTDRAGRFVGLVTIDSLVQALQEVREEHADDHAGRDGDPDVGQVAGGRAEESSQ, from the coding sequence GTGACTGAACTGCTCACCGCCGAGGAACGCACCGGCCGAGGCGTCGAGATCGTGCTCGACGAGGTCGTCAAACAATATCCGGGTCAGGACGATCCGGCCGTCGACCACGTGTCGATGACCATCCCGGCCGGGGAGACGGTGGTGTTCGTCGGCCCGTCCGGCTGCGGCAAGACCACCACCATGCGGATGATCAACAGGTTGATCGAGCCGACGTCCGGGGCCATCACCATCGCCGGACACGACACGCACGCGATCGACCCGGACCGGCTGCGCCGCGGTATCGGCTACTCGATCCAGCAGGCCGGACTGTTCCCACACCTGACGGTTGCGAAGAACGTCGCCACCGTGCCCGGCCTGGTCGGGTGGGACAAGAAACGCACCGCGCAACGCGTCGACGAGATGCTCGACCTCGTCGGACTGGACCCGGACACGTACCGAAGCCGGTATCCGCGGCAGCTGTCGGGCGGCCAGCAGCAGCGGGTCGGGGTGGCCCGAGCCCTGGCGGCGGACCCGCCGGTGCTGCTCATGGACGAGCCGTTCGGTGCCGTCGACCCCATCACGCGAGGGCTGCTGCAGGACGAGCTGATGCGACTGCAGTCCGATCTCGGCAAGACGATCGTGTTCGTCACCCACGACTTCAACGAGGCCGTCAAATTGGGTGACCGGATCGCGGTGCTCGGCAGCCAGTCGCACATCATGCAGTACGACACCCCCGAGGCGATCCTCGCGAACCCGGCCAACGACACCGTCGCAGGATTCATCGGCGCCGACGCGTCCCTCAAACAGTTGACGCTCACCCGGGTCGGTGACATCGAACTGACACCGTGCCCCACCGCCTATCCGGACGGGTCGGTCGCCGATCTGCGACGCGCTCTCGACGAGCAGGGGGCGACGTGGGCGGTGATCCTCGACCGGCGGGACCGGCCGGTGCGCTGGGTGTCCGTGGAGCACCTGGAGTCGGCGGCCTCGCTCGAGTCCGTCGGCGACCCGGTGGGGGAGAACGTGTCGGTCAGCTCGACCCTGCAGGACGCACTCGAGGCACTGCTCGTGCAGACCAGTGCATCCACCGCAGTGACGGACCGGGCCGGCCGGTTCGTCGGGCTCGTGACGATCGACTCGCTCGTGCAGGCACTGCAGGAGGTGCGGGAGGAACACGCCGACGACCACGCCGGTCGAGACGGCGACCCGGACGTCGGCCAGGTCGCCGGGGGCCGCGCGGAGGAATCGTCGCAATGA
- a CDS encoding glycine betaine ABC transporter substrate-binding protein: MAVTRRIRVLAALVLTLAVVAGCGLESGGAVPLKVGPGSIRPVPELDGVRITVGSKDFTEQVILGYIVEFALSAAGADVRDLTNIQGSNSVRDAQLAGQIDISYEYTGTGWINYLGHEQPIPDSRAQYEAVRDEDLERNGVVWVDPAPMNNTYALATSRRVAEETGVRTLSDYADLVQRDPAAAATCVETEFNVRQDGFPGMAAAYGFDPAQVERRILQTGIIYQATADGSQCKFGEVFTTDGRIAALDLVVLEDDRQFFPKYNPAIVMREGFAADHPEIAEVLAPVSAVLTDTEITELNRRVDVDGDDPATVARDWMVKQGFVTAKS; the protein is encoded by the coding sequence ATGGCGGTGACACGACGGATCCGGGTCCTGGCGGCGCTGGTGCTGACACTGGCCGTCGTGGCCGGGTGCGGGCTCGAGTCGGGTGGCGCGGTGCCTCTGAAGGTGGGGCCGGGCAGCATCCGGCCGGTTCCGGAACTGGACGGCGTTCGGATCACTGTGGGCTCCAAGGACTTCACGGAGCAGGTGATCCTCGGCTACATCGTCGAGTTCGCGCTCTCCGCGGCTGGCGCCGACGTCCGGGACCTGACGAACATCCAAGGGTCCAACAGTGTCCGGGACGCGCAGCTCGCCGGTCAGATCGACATCTCCTACGAGTACACCGGCACCGGATGGATCAACTATCTGGGACACGAGCAGCCGATCCCGGATTCACGCGCCCAGTACGAGGCGGTCCGGGACGAGGACCTCGAACGCAACGGTGTGGTGTGGGTGGATCCGGCGCCGATGAACAACACGTACGCGCTGGCGACGAGCCGGCGGGTGGCGGAGGAGACGGGGGTGCGGACGCTGTCCGACTACGCCGATCTGGTGCAGCGGGATCCGGCGGCCGCGGCGACGTGCGTCGAAACCGAGTTCAACGTCCGGCAGGACGGGTTCCCCGGCATGGCGGCGGCCTACGGTTTCGATCCGGCGCAGGTGGAGCGGCGGATCCTGCAGACCGGCATCATCTATCAGGCGACGGCGGACGGCAGCCAGTGCAAGTTCGGCGAGGTGTTCACCACCGACGGCCGGATCGCCGCACTCGACCTGGTGGTGCTCGAGGACGACCGGCAGTTCTTCCCCAAGTACAACCCGGCGATCGTGATGCGTGAGGGTTTCGCCGCCGATCATCCCGAGATCGCAGAGGTGCTGGCACCGGTGTCGGCCGTGTTGACCGACACCGAGATCACCGAACTCAATCGTCGGGTCGACGTCGACGGTGACGATCCGGCGACCGTCGCCCGCGACTGGATGGTGAAGCAGGGGTTCGTGACGGCGAAGAGCTGA
- a CDS encoding ABC transporter permease — translation MDFQTWWDFVSVRRHQLLTDSFLHVSAVVQSVAIAGVIAVLIGIAVYRSPIGSAVATGLASTILTLPSFALLGLLIPILGLGVAPTVTALVLYALLPIIRNTIIGLASVDPAVTDAAKGVGMGRLHVLGRIELPLAWPSILAGIRVSTQMLMGILAIAAYAKGPGLGNLIFSGLSRVGSPTAVPQALTGTVLIVVLALVLDGLLVLLGRFTISRGIRD, via the coding sequence ATGGATTTCCAGACCTGGTGGGACTTCGTGTCGGTACGGCGGCACCAACTGCTCACCGACTCGTTTCTCCATGTCAGTGCCGTCGTGCAATCGGTGGCCATCGCGGGTGTCATCGCGGTGCTGATCGGGATCGCGGTCTACCGCAGCCCGATCGGATCCGCGGTGGCGACGGGACTGGCCAGCACGATCCTCACGTTGCCGTCGTTCGCGCTGCTGGGTCTGCTCATCCCGATTCTGGGGCTCGGTGTCGCACCGACCGTGACAGCCCTGGTGCTGTACGCGCTGCTGCCGATCATCCGGAACACCATCATCGGGCTGGCATCGGTGGATCCCGCGGTCACCGACGCTGCCAAGGGCGTCGGCATGGGCCGGCTGCACGTCCTGGGGCGGATCGAGCTCCCGCTCGCGTGGCCGTCGATCCTCGCCGGCATCCGGGTGAGCACACAGATGCTCATGGGCATCCTCGCGATCGCCGCGTACGCCAAGGGCCCCGGCCTGGGCAACCTCATCTTCTCGGGCCTGTCCCGGGTGGGTAGCCCCACTGCGGTGCCGCAGGCGCTCACCGGAACCGTTCTCATCGTCGTTCTCGCGCTCGTCCTCGACGGACTGCTGGTCCTGCTCGGGCGCTTCACCATCTCGAGGGGGATCCGTGACTGA
- a CDS encoding MgtC/SapB family protein — MSSVWWGQAVGQGWAPLIALGYALLLCSAIGLEREFRRKSAGIRTYAIVGVGAALFVLISKFGFGDVVAEGTVNLDPSRIAAQIVSGIGFIGAGIIFVRQDAVRGLTTAAGIWISAAVGAACGAGLPVLAAVVTVFYFVVVYVYPRILRLVPGSRLRREPIRLRYRDGRGLLRQILQTATDMNYAVTHVGTVRSEQDGTVRLTMDVEGRGGLTTLADRLASIDGVVEVTAGRRDLDDTSLAEDGADEPDLDEYDE, encoded by the coding sequence GTGAGCTCCGTGTGGTGGGGGCAGGCCGTCGGGCAGGGGTGGGCGCCGCTGATCGCCCTCGGCTACGCGCTGCTCCTCTGCTCGGCGATCGGCCTCGAACGCGAGTTCCGTCGCAAGAGTGCCGGCATCCGGACCTACGCGATCGTCGGTGTCGGGGCGGCGCTGTTCGTGCTGATCAGCAAGTTCGGGTTCGGGGACGTGGTCGCCGAGGGCACCGTCAACCTCGATCCGTCCCGCATCGCCGCCCAGATCGTGTCCGGTATCGGATTCATCGGTGCCGGAATCATCTTCGTCCGACAGGATGCCGTCCGCGGGCTCACCACCGCGGCCGGCATCTGGATCAGCGCGGCCGTCGGCGCGGCGTGCGGTGCCGGCCTGCCGGTTCTTGCGGCCGTCGTGACGGTCTTCTACTTCGTCGTCGTGTACGTCTATCCACGCATCCTGCGACTGGTTCCCGGCAGCCGGCTGCGCCGCGAACCGATCCGGCTGCGTTACCGCGACGGGCGGGGGCTTCTACGGCAGATCCTGCAGACCGCCACCGACATGAACTATGCGGTGACGCACGTCGGAACCGTGCGGTCCGAACAGGACGGCACGGTGCGGCTGACGATGGACGTGGAGGGGCGCGGCGGCCTGACGACGCTCGCCGACCGGCTCGCGTCGATCGACGGGGTCGTCGAGGTCACGGCCGGGCGGCGTGACCTCGACGACACGAGCCTCGCAGAGGACGGTGCCGACGAACCGGATCTCGACGAGTACGACGAATGA
- a CDS encoding SDR family NAD(P)-dependent oxidoreductase — MARLDGKVAIITGAAQGMGAATARLFVAEGARVALGDVLEDAGRALADELGDAAFFEPLDVSSETSWTGFVERTVDRFGGVDVLVNNAGVMHWAPIEELDVSRTERLLDVNVLGNLLGAKSVVPTMKQAGRGVIVNISSVDGLRGVNGLAAYTASKWAVRGLTKALAYELGPSGIRVCSVHPGGVDTTLGNPGGLSGDELQSKYAGVPLQRIGESEDIARATLFVASDDAAYISGAELAVDGGWSAGTYYPGLPGTPTALLP, encoded by the coding sequence ATGGCACGGCTGGACGGCAAGGTTGCGATCATCACCGGGGCGGCGCAGGGCATGGGCGCGGCGACAGCCCGGCTGTTCGTCGCCGAGGGCGCCCGGGTGGCGCTCGGCGACGTGCTCGAGGACGCTGGACGCGCCCTCGCCGACGAACTGGGCGATGCCGCATTCTTCGAGCCGCTCGACGTGAGCAGCGAGACGTCGTGGACCGGTTTCGTCGAACGGACGGTCGACCGGTTCGGTGGCGTCGATGTGCTCGTCAACAATGCGGGCGTCATGCACTGGGCGCCGATCGAGGAGCTCGACGTCTCGCGGACCGAACGCCTCCTGGACGTCAACGTTCTCGGAAACCTGTTGGGCGCCAAGTCCGTCGTCCCCACCATGAAGCAGGCCGGACGCGGCGTCATCGTCAACATCTCGTCGGTCGACGGACTGCGCGGTGTCAACGGTCTGGCCGCGTACACGGCCAGCAAGTGGGCGGTCCGCGGACTGACGAAGGCCCTCGCGTACGAGCTGGGCCCGTCCGGGATCCGGGTGTGCTCGGTGCATCCCGGTGGCGTCGACACCACACTCGGCAATCCGGGTGGCCTGAGCGGGGACGAATTGCAGAGCAAGTACGCCGGCGTACCCCTGCAGCGGATCGGGGAGAGCGAGGACATCGCCCGCGCCACCCTGTTCGTCGCGAGCGACGACGCCGCCTACATCTCGGGCGCCGAACTCGCCGTCGACGGCGGCTGGTCGGCCGGCACCTACTACCCGGGCCTGCCCGGTACCCCGACGGCACTGCTGCCCTGA
- a CDS encoding alpha/beta hydrolase — protein MPDISPRSPVPPVMFVHGLWLAAASWDRWQDKFAAAGFPTLAPTWPGEAPSIDDTRAHADDQAGIGIDEITAHFAEAIAPLHRKPIVVGHSFGGLIAQKLLAADVAAAAVAIDPAQIQGVKTIPLAQLKSSFPVLGNPANAKRSITLTPDAFAYGFGNTLARDESDELYEHWSIPSPGRPLFQAAFANFAPGSPAHVDTGVERGPLLIVGGGRDHTVPESVSRATHHRYHKAHTENDYMVFADRGHSLTVDHGWEEIADEVLDWLAAKGFRA, from the coding sequence ATGCCCGACATCTCGCCTCGATCCCCCGTGCCCCCGGTGATGTTCGTCCACGGGTTGTGGCTGGCCGCCGCATCCTGGGACCGATGGCAGGACAAGTTCGCCGCGGCCGGTTTCCCGACCCTCGCACCCACCTGGCCCGGCGAGGCGCCGAGCATCGACGACACCCGCGCCCACGCCGACGACCAGGCCGGGATCGGCATCGACGAGATCACCGCACACTTCGCGGAGGCCATCGCGCCGCTGCACCGCAAGCCGATCGTCGTCGGGCACTCCTTCGGCGGGTTGATCGCGCAGAAACTCCTCGCCGCCGACGTCGCCGCAGCCGCCGTCGCGATCGATCCGGCCCAGATCCAGGGCGTCAAGACGATTCCACTCGCGCAGCTGAAGTCGTCGTTCCCGGTTCTCGGTAACCCGGCGAACGCCAAACGCAGCATCACCCTCACCCCGGATGCGTTCGCGTACGGCTTCGGCAACACCCTGGCCCGCGACGAGTCGGACGAACTGTACGAGCACTGGTCCATTCCGTCGCCCGGCCGCCCCCTGTTCCAGGCCGCGTTCGCGAACTTCGCCCCCGGCTCCCCGGCCCACGTCGACACCGGCGTCGAGCGCGGCCCGCTGCTGATCGTCGGCGGCGGCCGGGACCACACGGTGCCCGAGTCGGTCAGCCGGGCCACCCATCACCGATACCACAAGGCCCACACCGAGAACGACTACATGGTGTTCGCCGACCGCGGCCATTCCCTCACCGTCGACCACGGCTGGGAGGAGATCGCCGACGAGGTCCTCGACTGGCTGGCGGCCAAGGGATTCAGGGCGTGA